The genome window TAATCCCGCTCATAGATATTATGCTCGTTTTGCTAGCCATCGTGCTTAGCGTTTCGACTTTTATCGCTCAGGGCAATATCAAAATCGACCTACCAAACAGCGAAAGCGCGGAAAAAAAGCAAGACGAAAACGATAAAATCGCCGTTTTAATTAATAAAGATAATGAATTTTTTATAGGCGAAGAGAAAATCGCCGAAGAAAATTTAAAAGAAAAGTTAAACGAGATAAAAAACGAAACGTTAATAGAACTCAAAAGCGATAAAGAGAGTAAATTCGACTCGTT of Campylobacter showae contains these proteins:
- the exbD gene encoding TonB system transport protein ExbD codes for the protein MPKKEGLNVIPLIDIMLVLLAIVLSVSTFIAQGNIKIDLPNSESAEKKQDENDKIAVLINKDNEFFIGEEKIAEENLKEKLNEIKNETLIELKSDKESKFDSFIKVIDILKEKNHENFAITTTTE